Proteins encoded in a region of the Carassius gibelio isolate Cgi1373 ecotype wild population from Czech Republic chromosome B5, carGib1.2-hapl.c, whole genome shotgun sequence genome:
- the LOC127957520 gene encoding histo-blood group ABO system transferase isoform X2, whose product MTMRLRQIFYFFLLGMFVGLSLSGLIYWVITSIWFGNHLTGNLGRTDVASVTQWLAPIVWEGTFDSTVIDSIYKQQNITVATTVFALGKYTRFLKDFLESAEEHYFVGFRVHYYLFTDQPEEVPNVKLGQERYLTVKKLPSMNRWQDISMSRMGILEKLIKDELASEADYIFCLDVDTKFHGRWSVESLGRLVGVIHPWFFDAPRFIFTYEHRPESQAYIPAEEGDYYFTGAAFGGSLKDVHHLTKTCREQMNIDIANSIEAIWHEESHLNKYFLHNKPSKLLSPEYLWRDISMSSGYVKIIRFSHVAKNNAEVRPNL is encoded by the exons ATGACAATGCGACTCCgtcagattttttatttcttcCTTCTTGGAATGTTTGTTGGCTTATCACTGAGTGG GCTCATTTACTGGGTAATCACCTCCATTTGGTTTGG AAATCATCTAACAGGTAACCTGGG tCGGACAGATGTTGCTTCTGTGACACAATGGTTAGCCCCGATTGTATGGGAGGGAACCTTTGACTCCACAGTGATTGACTCCATctacaaacaacaaaacatcacCGTAGCGACCACTGTCTTCGCTTTGGGAAA ATATACACGTTTTCTCAAAGATTTCCTGGAATCCGCAGAGGAGCATTACTTTGTTGGATTTCGAGTCCATTACTACCTGTTTACAGATCAACCGGAGGAAGTTCCTAATGTAAAACTAGGTCAAGAACGTTACCTGACAGTGAAGAAGCTTCCAAGTATGAACAGATGGCAGGATATCAGTATGAGCAGGATGGGAATACTGGAGAAACTAATAAAGGATGAACTGGCCAGTGAGGCCGACTATATTTTCTGCCTTGACGTTGATACAAAGTTCCATGGCCGCTGGAGTGTGGAGTCTTTGGGTCGTCTGGTAGGTGTGATACATCCTTGGTTCTTTGATGCTCCAAGGTTCATATTCACATATGAGCATAGACCAGAGTCTCAAGCATATATTCCAGCTGAAGAGGGGGATTATTATTTTACTGGTGCTGCATTCGGTGGCTCATTGAAAGACGTACATCATCTCACCAAAACCTGCCGGGAGCAGATGAACATTGATATTGCAAACTCCATTGAGGCGATATGGCACGAGGAGTCTCACTTGAACAAGTATTTCCTTCATAACAAACCCAGTAAACTGCTTTCACCTGAATATCTGTGGCGGGACATTAGTATGAGTTCAGGCTATGTGAAAATTATTCGCTTCTCTCATGTAGCTAAAAACAATGCTGAAGTTCGGCCAAATTTGTAG
- the LOC127957520 gene encoding histo-blood group ABO system transferase 2 isoform X1: MTMRLRQIFYFFLLGMFVGLSLSGLIYWVITSIWFGLTITSWYELDTPKLEADGLLQHKTTQGRVARNHLTGNLGRTDVASVTQWLAPIVWEGTFDSTVIDSIYKQQNITVATTVFALGKYTRFLKDFLESAEEHYFVGFRVHYYLFTDQPEEVPNVKLGQERYLTVKKLPSMNRWQDISMSRMGILEKLIKDELASEADYIFCLDVDTKFHGRWSVESLGRLVGVIHPWFFDAPRFIFTYEHRPESQAYIPAEEGDYYFTGAAFGGSLKDVHHLTKTCREQMNIDIANSIEAIWHEESHLNKYFLHNKPSKLLSPEYLWRDISMSSGYVKIIRFSHVAKNNAEVRPNL; encoded by the exons ATGACAATGCGACTCCgtcagattttttatttcttcCTTCTTGGAATGTTTGTTGGCTTATCACTGAGTGG GCTCATTTACTGGGTAATCACCTCCATTTGGTTTGG ATTGACTATCACAAGCTGGTATGAGTTAGACACACCAAAGcttgaagcagatgggctactgCAGCATAAAACCACCCAgggcagggttgccag AAATCATCTAACAGGTAACCTGGG tCGGACAGATGTTGCTTCTGTGACACAATGGTTAGCCCCGATTGTATGGGAGGGAACCTTTGACTCCACAGTGATTGACTCCATctacaaacaacaaaacatcacCGTAGCGACCACTGTCTTCGCTTTGGGAAA ATATACACGTTTTCTCAAAGATTTCCTGGAATCCGCAGAGGAGCATTACTTTGTTGGATTTCGAGTCCATTACTACCTGTTTACAGATCAACCGGAGGAAGTTCCTAATGTAAAACTAGGTCAAGAACGTTACCTGACAGTGAAGAAGCTTCCAAGTATGAACAGATGGCAGGATATCAGTATGAGCAGGATGGGAATACTGGAGAAACTAATAAAGGATGAACTGGCCAGTGAGGCCGACTATATTTTCTGCCTTGACGTTGATACAAAGTTCCATGGCCGCTGGAGTGTGGAGTCTTTGGGTCGTCTGGTAGGTGTGATACATCCTTGGTTCTTTGATGCTCCAAGGTTCATATTCACATATGAGCATAGACCAGAGTCTCAAGCATATATTCCAGCTGAAGAGGGGGATTATTATTTTACTGGTGCTGCATTCGGTGGCTCATTGAAAGACGTACATCATCTCACCAAAACCTGCCGGGAGCAGATGAACATTGATATTGCAAACTCCATTGAGGCGATATGGCACGAGGAGTCTCACTTGAACAAGTATTTCCTTCATAACAAACCCAGTAAACTGCTTTCACCTGAATATCTGTGGCGGGACATTAGTATGAGTTCAGGCTATGTGAAAATTATTCGCTTCTCTCATGTAGCTAAAAACAATGCTGAAGTTCGGCCAAATTTGTAG